The genome window TGAAAACGTAACAACATCTAATTTCAAAAATTCAACATTTTGAGCAAAAACCGCAGACGTTGCATCACAAATTGTTAATCCTAAACGCTTATCTGGAATAAAACCTGCATTAGGGACACGCACGCCCGAAGTCGTCCCGTTCCACGTAAACACAACATCCCTATTAAAATCAATTTTCTTTAAGTCAGGTAATTCACCATAAGGTGCTTCTAATCGTCGAACATCAGAAAGTTTGAGTTGCTGTACAACATCTGTAATCCAATCTAAGCCAAAACTTTCCCATGCTACCATATCAATGCCGCGTTCTCCCAGTAGGGACCATAAAGCGATTTCTATAGCTCCTGTATCTGAGGCAGGAACAATAGCAACACGATAATCAGAAGGAATCTCAAGAATATCACGCGTTAAACTAATTGCTTCTACAAGTTTTAATTGCCCTATTTTTGAGCGATGCGAACGTCCAACTGGTGCATTTTTCAGAACCTCGGTAGTCCATCCAGGCCTCTTTTTACAAGGACCTGAAGAAAAATTAGGGTTATTTGGACGGCAAACTGGTTCAGTCAATATCATCATTATCTACCATTTCAGGTAATGTGAATCCCGTTGAGGCCATGGTAGCCTACCTAAAAATACTATAACAATAGACCATTGATAAAATTATCAAAAAATAACTCTATCGACCACATAATTACTGAAAATCTCGAATCATACGCTCTGCCAAAACATCTTCATTAGTCACATTTCCTACATCTAAACCGTTGTGAAAATCTCTTACATACTTCCCTTAAAGACAAAGTACTATATTGTGTCTGAAAAAGAAACATAGTACCTGTCATCTTGGTTCCCTAAAAAATGATCATACCTAAAATACATGGGGTAAATTTATGAAAAATTGATTCTTTTTGTTTTTATAGCTAGACAGGAATAACTTTAATGCTATAACCGCACACGTTTCATACATTTATTGGAACTTGCCCAGATAGCTCAGTTGGTAGAGCAGCGGACTGAAAATCCGCGTGTCCGTGGTTCGAATCCGCGTCTGGGCACCATGTGGTCTTTTTCACTGTTTAACATATTGATTTAATTGATCTTTTTTTAAAGTGAGGGATAATATAATAAAAGTGAGGGAATAGGATTTTCCAACTTGCCTCTGCAAACCTCATCAAAATTGACCTTTACAAGCGGAATTATTCGACTAATTTATAAACAATCACAGAGGGGAGAAAGTCAAAAGGAAACAAAATGCAATTGAAGCTGTTGTTATTTTTCTTTAGCTTATTATTGACTCTTCATACTTCTTTTGCAGCTCCTATTCCTCTTCAAGTGATACAAACACTTCCTCAGACTCCTGGTGATAGGGCTATTCGCGTTAAAGTCCATACAGGGAAAGAGTATTGCTATACCCCAACATTTGTGGACGGTGAAGGTTACGTTTACATCGGGGATTGCACTTATGGTAAAGTGGCCAGATATGATCTCTTTCAAAGAATAGCCTGGAAGATCAATGGTGTTTGGCTATGTATGACAGCCCCTAGTTCAGTTACAGGTATTGGTGAAAAATCTACAGCTGAGTGGGGTTATATTTTATTAAGACCTTGTGTGATCAATGATCCCAACCAACAATGGATCATTAAACAAGATGCCTTTTATACAGCCAATGAAAATTTCCGTGTGAAAGATTATAAATGGTATGCTTATATTTCAAAAAACCCGAATGATTACTACGATCATACCTTAGTTCCTACAATGAATCGGTGGGAAAACATTGTGGCTACTCCTGTGAATATTAATCTCAAAATGTTCATAGGCTGGAATCTTGCAAGTGGCCCTAGCCTCTCTAGGTACTACATAGCAGATGATGGATCTAAATCAGACGTTTTTGATCTCTACTACAATCCTGAAAATGGCCACATTGCCAGATATTTTCCTTCCACGGGAGCAATGTCTTGTATGGTTTCTCAACAATCTTCTTCAGAAAATTGGAATTGGATCAAATGGATATTGTGCAAAGATACTGTCACTGCTAAACAAGACATTGCATCCTGGGACATTTCTTTGTTTACTAGACGTGAGGGAACACTTACGGATTATAAAGGTAATTTTTTAAGAGTGACCCAATATGGCCCCAATTGGGGTTCCCCTTATACAGCTAAGCCTGATTACCTTGAAAAAGACACAACAAACTCCCCAAAATCTAACTTTATTTTTTCTTATGACATGGAGCGATGGAATCGCTATGTCGATGGGAATTTAGGGAACACACTTGCTTATTGCCCTGCTCCTGGAACAAAGGAGAATGTCGCTAAGATACGAGTAAAACGGTCTTTACCTCATGATTTTCATTTTACCGATCAATGGAAAAGAAGACTATGGGAAATTGCTGTAAGCAGTACCCCTATGGGCTTAGAAACAATTGGCCTTTGTGGCCCCTGTATGGTGCAAACTATACAAATGCTTGCTGAATTACAAACACGTTATCAAAGAGAACCCTTTCAAGACAGAGAAGGTTATTTCTTTAATACGCAAGAACGTATAGATCCATTTATCTCACTTCGTACTAGATTTCCTGAGCTTACACGAAGACTTGAAAATATACGTATTAATCATGATAGGCCTTATCATGTAGGAGAAGATTTTATAACGCGAATGAATAGATTAGCTCGTGCAATGGCATTAACGATGCTACCTCAATATGAGTGGAGGCCCTTGACTCCTGCAAGAACTGAAGAAGAGATGATAAGAAGGATTAGAGATATATTACGTGCTCCTAGTGGAACACTTTGGTTTTCTGTAACTATTAGAGAAGATGAACGAGTCCGCTTCCTTGGTCATGCCCAACCTATTATAAGAACAGGAAACGGAGTCATAATATTACCTACCAACACATCTGGTACAACTTTGGAACAATTCAGAGAGTATTTTACCCCTATAACAGATCCACAGACAGCGCTTTTTGAACTTTCGCGAGGCAGTAGCACTAGAACTCAAATTCGGTCAATTGCATTTTTTCAAATGACTCAATTAGATGAAATTCCTCTGAGTCTGTACGTATCTCAAAGCAATTGTACTGGAGAAGGTGATGGTAGAAGAGGCAATAAAGAACTTCCAAGAGCTTCTCTCCTTAATCAGTGTGGCATTAGCAGCAATAGCAGATGTGCGATTCAATAAAATTAACAATTGTTAAAAAAATGAATGTTCCTAAACTCTTTTAATGGACAGTGGCATAGCCTTAATTCTTTGCAAGCCATTGCTTCAAATGTGTGAAGATCGTATCAAGTGCATTAATCAAACGCTCAAGATCAAGCACTAACAAAAATATGATAAGTACTATCCATCGCGTTAAACGAGACATCATTTTCACACCCTGGTAAGTACTTATCATCTCTTGCAAAAGCTCTTTCTCTGATTCTGTGAGTTCTACGTTTTTGTTACTTTGTCTTCTTGCCATGTTGCCAACCACACATATCTTCACCCTGCTTATTGTGCTTTAAGAGATCTCTTGCCAAATTCGGACTCATCATATCTAGGTCTTGGCGCTCTAAATAAATTGGTAACCAACCAATACAAGACGTTTGTTCATTTGTAGCGCAACCATTGAGAAAGATCAGCACGCACATCAGCATCACTTTTTCTGTTAATCTCATTTTCTACCCCAAGCCGTGTTTTTGCTATCTTTAATGCACGCTCTGTTTGCTGGTGCTGCTCAGCTTTCTTTCCAAGATCAAAGGCTTTTGCTAAAGCCATAAAAAAAGCAGCAAAAGCTGCTAGAGTAATCAGGAAATATTCTTTCAACCAGGTCATAAGCGTTTTTCTTGAAAACGTTTGGCAACAAAGACAATCCCTATACAGGCCGCTAAAACCATAATCGAAGCTAAAGCCCATTGCACAGGACCTTGCCCTGTCAAAATTCCTGTTAAACCTGATAAGGATCCAATGATGGGAGCTAGTATTTCTGCTTTCAAAGAATGAGTTGGCTCTTTTGTTTCTACTTTTTGATAATTTGAACAAACATAAGCCCCTTTAACCCAGAGCCCAGCTTCTGCTGCCCGACGATTGGCAAGCCCCTGTAAACGTTTGCCACCTGCCCTGATCCACTTTTGCAATTCAGCTGGGACGGATTCATAATCACCTTTGTTCAGCTTTTTCAAAAGTGTAGAGGTACAAAAAGCTTCTGCTCCTACATTATAGCAAAACGACACAAGTGTAGCGAATTGCTCATCAGTCAAAGGAACAGTAACAGCCTGCTCAACAGTGCTCTCAAATTGTTTTAAATCTTGTTTCAGAATGGTTTCGGCTTGGCTTTCAGTGATTTTCATACCCTCTTGTACAATGGGCTCTCCTGCTTGTGCTGTATGGCCATAACCTATTGTCCATATCCCAATGGCATCTTGATAGGCATGCAAGCGCAGTCCTTCCCATTGCTTAATGAGTGCAAGTCCTTCCTTGGACATTTTCCGCATATGTCTCTCCCCATAAAAAAAGCCTCTCCTTTACAGACAGGCCTCCGTTCGCTTCCATTTTTTAAAATAGATAATTTGTGATATTTTTATTCAAAAATGTAACTTATTTATTGACATTTGCAACTTATTATATTACATTATTTCGGAGTGAAATTGTCGAAATTACTGTGATCAAAACATTTAAAAATAAAGATTTACAATCTCTTTGGGAAACAGGAAAAAGTAAAATTGATCACAAACTTCAACAGCGTATTCTTCGTCGTCTTGATGTACTTGAAGCAGCTTCTCAATTAAACGACATCAATTTACCAGGATACAATTTTCACAAATTAAGAGGTTTTGTTCCAACTCGCTACACTATCCACGTTAATGGGCCGTGGTGTATCACATTCGAATTTGTTGGTGGTCACGTGATCCACCTTGATTTCGAGCAATATCACTAAAGCTTTTTAAAAGGAGCCTATACAATGATCATGCGACATCCTAATCGTTGTCCTTCCCATCCAGGAGAAATTTTGGCTGAAGCTTTGGAGCATTTGGATATAAACAAAACTGAAATTGCTTATATTCTTCAAATCTCTCGTCAACATCTATATGGCATCCTTAAAGGTCAGCGTCCCGTTACGGCAGTAACAGCAGCGCGCATTGGCAAATTATTAGGTAATGGGCCAGCACTATGGTTACAGCTTCAAGCAAATTATGATACATGGCACGCACTGCGTAATATCGATGTTTCTTCTATTCCAACGCTAACGACCAGAAACGTTAATGGACAAATGGAATACAGCCGTTAAGAAATTGACATCCTTCTCACCATGAAAGATGAAGATCCCAATAGCTCAAATATGAACAAAGGCTGGTGTTCAATTTCAACCTTTGTTCTTTCTCATTAATGGCAAAGTGCCTTATCTAAATCCTGGCTATAAGCCTTCAACCAAGGATCAAAACTTGGAGACAATTCTGAATCCCCAAAATTTGTCAAAACGGCCAAAATCTTAAAAGCATTCGGAACTTCATCCTGAAGTTTTAACATTAAAGCTATTTCTACCTCATCCATAAGATCAACCAAGGCTGTGCATTCTTCATCTTCAATGTCTTCACGATTAGAAAGCTGAGACAGCTTCATCCACAAATCGCATAAAAAATTGGTGTCTATCTTCATTGCACACCTCCATGGAATTGCTCTCTCAAGCTTGCCAATCCATCAGCAGTGATTTTAGCTGAGGAAACTATTTTTTCTGTCCCATCAGGTTTGTGAATAGTCAGAGTTGAACAATCCATCAGACCTTTCTTGATTTTATCCTGATAAGGCAATAGCGGAGCACCTGGAACACGTCTATAAACCCAATTATGACTCCACAAATAGTGAATGAAATCCTTTGGTCTCATCTCCAATACCTTTGCTGCTTCAATGATACCGAATAGACCATCACTCCGCTTTAAGCTTTCAAGGGCTTTTGCTTTTGGTTCTAATTTAGCAATGACATTGTCTTTGCGTTCATTCTCGCTTTTTAGATACGTCAAGACACCAAGCACAGCTTCTGGGCTGGAGTAGTCAACGCGAGGTGCTGCTATTTGTTTTGCATGCTGTTCACACTCGATAAAATATTGGCGTGCTTGTTTTCCTTTCTCGTTCCTTTCAACCATGGCAAGTTCTTTTGCCATATCTAAAGTGAGATAATATTCCATACTTGAACGACCACCTTTAGGTTTCGCTAAAATTTTAGCGAAACTCATAAAATCTTGATTTTCTTGGAAATTATACTCCTTAATACGGTTTTTAATCCAATCTCTAAAA of Bartonella ancashensis contains these proteins:
- a CDS encoding antA/AntB antirepressor family protein — protein: MNALIEISEQTVGQETVQTVNARELHVFLEVTSHFRDWIKNRIKEYNFQENQDFMSFAKILAKPKGGRSSMEYYLTLDMAKELAMVERNEKGKQARQYFIECEQHAKQIAAPRVDYSSPEAVLGVLTYLKSENERKDNVIAKLEPKAKALESLKRSDGLFGIIEAAKVLEMRPKDFIHYLWSHNWVYRRVPGAPLLPYQDKIKKGLMDCSTLTIHKPDGTEKIVSSAKITADGLASLREQFHGGVQ
- a CDS encoding lysozyme yields the protein MRKMSKEGLALIKQWEGLRLHAYQDAIGIWTIGYGHTAQAGEPIVQEGMKITESQAETILKQDLKQFESTVEQAVTVPLTDEQFATLVSFCYNVGAEAFCTSTLLKKLNKGDYESVPAELQKWIRAGGKRLQGLANRRAAEAGLWVKGAYVCSNYQKVETKEPTHSLKAEILAPIIGSLSGLTGILTGQGPVQWALASIMVLAACIGIVFVAKRFQEKRL
- a CDS encoding type II toxin-antitoxin system RelE/ParE family toxin, whose product is MIKTFKNKDLQSLWETGKSKIDHKLQQRILRRLDVLEAASQLNDINLPGYNFHKLRGFVPTRYTIHVNGPWCITFEFVGGHVIHLDFEQYH
- a CDS encoding HigA family addiction module antitoxin; amino-acid sequence: MIMRHPNRCPSHPGEILAEALEHLDINKTEIAYILQISRQHLYGILKGQRPVTAVTAARIGKLLGNGPALWLQLQANYDTWHALRNIDVSSIPTLTTRNVNGQMEYSR
- a CDS encoding DUF1561 family protein, which translates into the protein MQLKLLLFFFSLLLTLHTSFAAPIPLQVIQTLPQTPGDRAIRVKVHTGKEYCYTPTFVDGEGYVYIGDCTYGKVARYDLFQRIAWKINGVWLCMTAPSSVTGIGEKSTAEWGYILLRPCVINDPNQQWIIKQDAFYTANENFRVKDYKWYAYISKNPNDYYDHTLVPTMNRWENIVATPVNINLKMFIGWNLASGPSLSRYYIADDGSKSDVFDLYYNPENGHIARYFPSTGAMSCMVSQQSSSENWNWIKWILCKDTVTAKQDIASWDISLFTRREGTLTDYKGNFLRVTQYGPNWGSPYTAKPDYLEKDTTNSPKSNFIFSYDMERWNRYVDGNLGNTLAYCPAPGTKENVAKIRVKRSLPHDFHFTDQWKRRLWEIAVSSTPMGLETIGLCGPCMVQTIQMLAELQTRYQREPFQDREGYFFNTQERIDPFISLRTRFPELTRRLENIRINHDRPYHVGEDFITRMNRLARAMALTMLPQYEWRPLTPARTEEEMIRRIRDILRAPSGTLWFSVTIREDERVRFLGHAQPIIRTGNGVIILPTNTSGTTLEQFREYFTPITDPQTALFELSRGSSTRTQIRSIAFFQMTQLDEIPLSLYVSQSNCTGEGDGRRGNKELPRASLLNQCGISSNSRCAIQ